One genomic window of Anguilla anguilla isolate fAngAng1 chromosome 13, fAngAng1.pri, whole genome shotgun sequence includes the following:
- the arhgef25b gene encoding rho guanine nucleotide exchange factor 25 isoform X2: MKGGRRRRGCACQHLFRKVLAKCGCCYARVRESYSAAGSEGSITASVASLPPQASGSSAPSSPGSRRSVSTLKKWLTNPVRKLSSAGIGGGKGERQVRRPDGRPPQSQPSQDPPGPGHPGDGLAALPALPSGEKEPESGNGPGGQPEDCTPGTPLRNSYLSELLQGGNTPTLTQNHKSSNPLSDEDGSALTDDVSSHSSAAADSEEERRSALEKSIYVLKELIETEKLYVGDLGLIVEGYMATMNSKGVPEDMKGKDKIVFGNIHQIFDWHKDYFLVELEKCVAEPERLAQLFIKHERRLHMYVVYCQNKPKSEHIVSEYIETYFEELKQQLGHRLQLNDLLIKPVQRIMKYQLLLKDFLKYYTKAGMDTTELEKAVEVMCFVPKRCNDMMNVGRLQGFEGKITAQGKLLQQDTFMVMEQDSSFLPRPKERRVFLFEQLVIFSEPIDRKKGFSLPGYTFKNSIKVSTLGVEDCVEGDPCRFAMTSRGADGNSIRFVMQAATPEIRQAWVADVGQILETQRNFLNALQSPIEYQRKESKSNSLGRAMRAPPAPVSAPGLRPHSSASIDRQRLPCLRSYNSSLPSLYLPSQGLADTRPQHEFTVVQHSPSLSNPSSQALSPAHVHLGFPEQCGSPPAPPSPSRQGISNGLCSPALHSIQGSSNGCHGAPAGETAGHAPGSSDAPRSRNLAQLAEDDP; encoded by the exons agtcGTACTCAGCAGCGGGCAGCGAGGGCAGCATCACCGCCTCCGtggcctccctgcccccccaggCCTCgggaagctccgcccccagctcCCCCGGCTCCCGCCGCTCGGTCAGCACCCTCAAGAAGTGGCTGACCAATCCCGTGCGCAAGCTGAGCTCCGCGGGCATCGGGGGGGGCAAGGGCGAGCGGCAGGTCCGCAGGCCGGACGGCAGGCCCCCCCAATCCCAGCCGAGCCAGGACCCGCCGGGGCCCGGTCACCCAGGCGACGGCCTCGCCgccctccccgccctccccagCGGCGAGAAAGAGCCG GAGAGCGGGAACGGGCCGGGGGGGCAGCCGGAAGACTGCACGCCTGGGACCCCCCTGCGCAACAGCTACCTGTCTGAACTCCTGCAGGGGGGCAACACACCGACCCTCACACAG AACCACAAATCATCCAATCCGCTCTCGGATGAGGATGGCTCCGCCCTGACGGACGACGTGTCCAGCCACTCATCAGCCGCCGCGGACAgcgaggaagagaggaggagtgccTTGGAAAAGAGCAT ctACGTCCTGAAGGAGCTCATTGAGACGGAGAAGCTGTACGTGGGTGATCTCGGCCTGATCGTGGAG GGGTACATGGCCACCATGAACAGCAAGGGTGTGCCAGAGGACATGAAGGGGAAGGACAAGATTGTGTTCGGGAACATTCACCAGATCTTCGACTGGCATAAAGA CTACTTCCTGGTGGAGCTGGAGAAGTGCGTGGCCGAGCCAGAGAGACTGGCGCAGCTGTTCATCAAGCAC GAGCGGCGTCTGCACATGTACGTGGTGTACTGCCAGAACAAGCCCAAGTCCGAGCACATCGTCTCCGAGTACATCGAGACCTACTTCGAG GAGCTGAAGCAGCAGCTGGGCCATCGCCTGCAGCTGAATGACCTCCTCATCAAGCCCGTGCAGAGGATCATGAAGTACCAGCTGCTGCTCAAG GACTTCCTGAAGTACTACACCAAGGCTGGAATGGACACGACAGAGCTTGAG aaagCTGTAGAGGTGATGTGCTTCGTGCCTAAGCGCTGTAATGACATGATGAACGTGGGGAGACTGCAGGGGTTTGAG ggGAAGATCACCGCTCAGGGGAAGCTTCTCCAGCAGGACACCTTCATGGTgatggagcaggacagcagctTCCTGCCACGCCCCAAGGAGAGGCGGGTCTTCCTGTTCGAGCAGCTGGTGATCTTCAGCGAGCCCATCGACAGGAAGAAGGGCTTCTCGTTGCCGGGATACACCTTCAAGAACAGCATAAAg GTCAGCACTCTCGGGGTGGAGGACTGCGTGGAGGGCGACCCCTGCAGGTTCGCGATGACGTCGCGGGGGGCCGACGGGAACTCCATCCGCTTCGTCATGCAGGCGGCCACGCCCGAGATCCGCCAGGCCTGGGTGGCGGACGTGGGCCAGATACTGGAGACCCAGCGCAACTTCCTGAATG ccctgcagTCGCCGATCGAGTACCAGCGGAAGGAGAGCAAGTCCAACAGCCTGGGCCGCGCCATGAGGGCTCCCCCGGCCCCAGTCTCCGCCCCCGGGCTCCGCCCCCACTCCTCCGCCTCCATCGACCGCCAGCGGCTGCCCTGCCTGCGCTCCTACAACAgctccctgccctccctctaCCTGCCCAGCCAGGGGCTGGCCGACACCCGCCCTCAGCACGAG TTCACCGTGGTCCAGCACAGCCCTTCGCTATCGAACCCGAGTTCCCAGGCCCTCTCTCCAGCACACGTTCACTTGGGTTTCCCCGAGCAGTGTGGCTCCCCCCCAGCGCCCCCGTCCCCATCCCGCCAGGGCATTTCCAACGGCCTGTGCTCTCCTGCACTGCACAGTATACAG ggatcCAGTAACGGTTGCCACGGAGCTCCGGCAGGGGAGACCGCGGGACACGCACCCGGCTCGTCCGACGCGCCGCGTTCGCGCAACCTGGCTCAGCTCGCCGAGGACGAcccgtaa